TCCGCCGGCCCCGACGAGGCCCCCCGTGTCTCCCACCCGTCCGCCCACAAGGCCGCCCACCCGCCCGCCCGTGCCGCCCACGAGGCCACCGGCCGCGGACCCCGGCGTCACGCGCGGCCCGGTGCCGCCCCCGGCGCCCGCCTGGGCGGGACGGCCGCCGCTCGCGCGGGATCCGGTCTTCCCGCCGCCGCCCGGCCCCACGGCCGGGCCGACCCTGCCTGCCGCGCGGCCCGTGCCCACCCCGTCGCCGGCCTCGCCCACGTCCGAGGCGCGCAGGGCGCGGGCGTACCTCCGGGAGCAGCGCCCCCGGCCGCTGGCCACGCTCATGGTCGTGATCGTCCTGTCGCTGATCATCGCCGTGGTGGCGGGCGCGGCGTTCGCCGCGATCCGCTAGGCCGAACGCGCGAAAGACGGCTGCGGGGCGCGCCACCCCGCAGCCGACCTCCGCTCATTCGGGCAGGTCGCCTCCCTTCGCCGGAAGAGGTCAGGACGCGTCAGTAGGAGTGGGAGTCGCCGGTCGGTGACGCCGGCGCGGACGGCGAGGGGGAGGCGCTCGGCGAGGCCGTCGGGCCGGGGGAGCCGTTCGCGGCGCCGGCGGGCATGATCAGGCCGACCAGCCCGTGCCGGGCCTTCTGGATCCCGGCGGAGTACCACACGGCGTTCTCGCCGCCGCTGGCCGCGGTGCCGGGCTCCAGGTCCCACAGGCCCTCGATCGCGATGGGCCTGCCGTCGGCCTTGCGCAGCGGCCCGAGGAAGCGCCCGTCACGGTAGGCGTTGATCCGGCCGTCGCCGAAGTTGCCCACGAGCAGCGCCCCGGCGTAGGCGCCGAAGGTCCGCGGGGCCTTGATCATGGCCCACGGCGCGTTCAGCGCGCCCCGGGCGGCGACGCGGCCGAGGAACCGGCCCGTCGCGGAGAAGCGGCCGACGAACCCGAGACCCCTGCCGGCGACGGACTTCCCGGTCGCGGGATCCCGCTCGGCGAACGCGACGTAGACGGCGTCGCCGACGATCTCCACGTTGAACGCCGAGTACGACGACGGCAGGCCCCGGTCGCGGAACGCCCACCTCGGCAGCCGCACCCGGCGGAAGTCGCCGTCGAACACGTCGACGCGGTTGCGGGCGAAGTCGGCGGCCAGCAGGAAGTTGCCCCGGTCGGTCGGCATCAGCGCCAGGCCCTTGTAGTCGGCGTGCCTGGTGAAGGCCGCGATGATCGCGCTGCCCGGGCTGACCTCGGCGTTCCACCCGGTGATGGCGCCGCTCGGGCTGGCGAAGACGAACGTGGCGGGGCCGCTCGCGCCCTTGCCGCCGATCCGGAAGTCCCCGGTGGGGTTGAAGATCTGCCCGGTCGGCGATCCGCCCGGGATGGCGACCTCGGTCTTCT
The Sphaerisporangium krabiense genome window above contains:
- a CDS encoding TIGR03118 family protein, which translates into the protein MRPRIVTLCAAALVLGLSAGTIPAHATPASSARSASSKESVKTTTAHATRFTDLPLISDLAGKADVTDPKLVNPWGLAMGKTLWVSNAGTGSATVYSGGAGLLTKEKTEVAIPGGSPTGQIFNPTGDFRIGGKGASGPATFVFASPSGAITGWNAEVSPGSAIIAAFTRHADYKGLALMPTDRGNFLLAADFARNRVDVFDGDFRRVRLPRWAFRDRGLPSSYSAFNVEIVGDAVYVAFAERDPATGKSVAGRGLGFVGRFSATGRFLGRVAARGALNAPWAMIKAPRTFGAYAGALLVGNFGDGRINAYRDGRFLGPLRKADGRPIAIEGLWDLEPGTAASGGENAVWYSAGIQKARHGLVGLIMPAGAANGSPGPTASPSASPSPSAPASPTGDSHSY